From a region of the Chroicocephalus ridibundus chromosome 8, bChrRid1.1, whole genome shotgun sequence genome:
- the RADIL gene encoding ras-associating and dilute domain-containing protein isoform X1: MEGEKAREKDGKLCPMTTSRTMFYGSSSTMAPPSKNRLKRQSRIFSQVLYRTLSYKDRSSTSASPAAGEDDPAELSTQLSAPGVLKIFGGNICAGTNYKSVLATGSSGARELVKEALERYGLSQLSAGQYALCDVIGKFEGPEKRWQTEGLRVLGDHEKPLLIQDLWKPREGFSRRLELRKRAEVEELAAKDVDTTTAGINAQARKLQRHRARGARRAPAGAERRGPPPPLLRRSLSETSLGCPVRRAGSGPGSGAGSGEGLQRHCSTLPGSPAAARSGGSMRYSLYQSPHLLLLQGYSQQHDSLVYLLNREQHTVGQRTQASRPSISLSAPDILPLHCTIRKLRPSRHRSEEKLVLEPIAGAGISVNFAEVARTVVLRHGDLLSLGLYYLLLYKDPMKAQPLPAQTLLRLRALHPTVPEGPPVCGACGSLLKERDPATKKHGPSPAGGPRAPRRKLLLEFEPAAEDVLLRRIMTLIEPGGDDHKLTPAFLLCLCIQHSATSFEPGDFGQLLLKVAKMIQRTVWERTRELAEKQSQHQDPATLSCFSITDLLPDLQHILFWMANAIEVLYFIQQKSPTYIQSMEEELDVRGSKESLFSSTITASEEAMTVLEEVVMYTFQQCVYYISKCLYVSLPALLECNPFQNECRESWRASPPLPEELRRVVLIYQAALDLLRQHEVHPEITSQMFAYLFFFSNTLLFNQLLDKGSSLGCFHWSQGVKLRASVRLLLEWLRGAGFEQLAQQFFAKLASVANLLAMPGSQLVQMTWPSLRAEFPALSPAQLHRVLSQCQAVMDMGCIAAWQPGEEETPAAFQPDEMLESFDNHPPIILPSGGFKVDLEVETLDDNIYRHLLYIRHFLWSLQSKSPHAGEGPGSAPPKKEARATPEALEVSESPAAALGSIITQEDFCSLGGCAEPEAEGAPPLCLATNGCPCEPPAGEPQLQEKLKQLQLGRGPAPKAGTAPTDPSCLLTPPTTPLNFDSGSPESPQGTGKGLQDPRRNGMNGTKGSTPEGCSPTPYDYPTPESSSRSSATDDFCYVFVVELERGPIGLGMGLIDGLHTPLCSPGIYIRTLIEDSPAAADGRLSIGDRILAVNGTSLIGADYQSAVDLIRSGGKKLRFLVAKSDMEIAKKISSSSSSS, from the exons atggaaggagaaaaggcaCGTGAGAAGGATGGCAAG ctgtgccccatgACGACCTCACGCACGATGTTTTATGGGTCCTCCTCCACCATGGCTCCACCATCCAAGAACCGGCTGAAGCGCCAGAGCCGAATTTTCTCCCAAGTCTTGTACCGGACGTTGAGCTACAAGGACCGGAGCTCGACCTCCGCTTCCCCGGCAGCTGGTGAGGATGACCCAGCCGagctctccacccagctctcgGCCCCTGGTGTCCTGAAGATCTTTGGGGGCAACATCTGCGCGGGCACCAACTACAAGAGCGTGTTGGCGACGGGCAGCTCGGGCGCGCGGGAGCTGGTGAAGGAGGCCCTGGAGCGCTACGGGCTGAGCCAGCTCAGCGCCGGGCAGTACGCCCTGTGCGATGTCATCGGGAAGTTCGAGGGCCCCGAGAAACGGTGGCAGACGGAGGGCCTGAGGGTCCTGGGTGACCACGAGAAGCCGCTGCTCATTCAGGACCTTTGGAAGCCCAGGGAGGGCTTCTCGCGGCGGCTGGAGCTGCGCAAGAGGGCAGAGGTGGAGGAGCTGGCGGCCAAGGATGTGGACACCACCACCGCAG GCATCAACGCCCAAGCGCGGAAGCTGCAGCGGCACCGGGCGCGGGGGGCCCGGCGGGCGCCGGCGGGGGCTGAGCGCCGcggtccccccccgccgctcctGCGGCGCAGCCTCAGCGAGACCAGCCTGGGCTGCCCGGTTCGGCGGGCCGGCAGCGggcccggcagcggggccggcagcggggaAGGGCTCCAGCGGCACTGTTCCACCCTGCccgggagcccggcggcggcgcggagcggcggcagCATGCGGTACTCCCTCTACCAGTCCCCgcacctcctgctcctgcagggctACAGCCAGCAGCAT GACAGCTTGGTTTACCTGCTGAACCGCGAGCAGCACACGGTGGGCCAGAGGACGCAGGCGAGCAGGCCCAGCATCAGCCTGTCGGCCCCCGACATCTTACCCCTGCACTGCACCATCAGGAAGCTCCGACCTTCCCGGCATCGCTCGGAGGAGAAGCTGGTGCTGGAGCCCATCGCCGGCGCTGGCATCTCCGTCAACTTCGCCGAGGTGGCCCGGACGGTCGTGCTGCGGCACGGGGACCTCCTCTCCCTCGGTCTCTACTACCTGCTCCTCTACAAGGACCCCATGAAGGCGCAGCCGCTGCCGGCGCAGACCCTGCTGAGGCTGCGAGCCCTGCACCCCACCGTCCCCGAGGGCCCCCCCGTCTGTGGGGCGTGCGGCAGCCTGCTGAAGGAGAGGGACCCTGCCACCAAAAAGCACGGCCCCTCGCCCGCCGGCGGCCCCAGGGCACCCCGCAGAAAGCTGCTGCTGGAGTTCGAGCCGGCAGCCGAGGATGTGCTCCTGCGGCGCATCATGACCCTGATCGAGCCGGGGGGGGACGACCACAAGCTGACACCCGccttcctgctctgcctctgcatcCAGCACTCGGCCACCAGCTTCGAGCCGGGCGACTTCGGGCAGCTGCTGCTCAAAGTGGCCAAAATGATCCAGAGGACGGTGTGG GAGCGGACCCGGGAGCTGGCTGAGAAGCAGTCCCAGCA CCAGGACCCCGCCACCCTGTCCTGCTTCTCCATCACGGACCTTCTCCCGGACCTGCAGCACATCCTCTTCTGGATGGCCAACGCCATCGAGGTCCTCTACTTCATCCAGCAGAAGTCGCCCACCTACATCCAGAGCATGGAGGAGGAGCTGGATGTCAGAG GCTCCAAGGAGTCCCTGTTCTCCTCGACCATCACAGCCAGCGAGGAGGCGATGacggtgctggaggaggtggtcATGTACACCTTCCAGCAGTGCGTCTACTACATCTCCAAG TGTCTGTACGTGtcgctccctgccctgctggagTGCAACCCCTTCCAGAATGAGTGCCGGGAGAGCTGGCGGGCGTCCCCCCCGCTGCCCGAGGAGCTCCGCAGGGTCGTGCTCATCTACCAGGCGGCGCTGGACCTGCTCCGCCAGCACGAAGTGCACCCGGAGATCACCTCCCAGATGTTTGCCtacctcttcttcttctccaacACCCTGCTCTTCAACCAGCTCCTGGACAAGG GCTCCTCTCTCGGCTGCTTCCACTGGTCGCAGGGGGTGAAGCTGCGGGCCAGCGTGCGGCTGCTCCTGGAGTGGCTGCGCGGCGCCGGCTTCGAGCAGCTGGCCCAGCAGTTCTTCGCCAAACTCGCCAGCGTGgccaacctgctggccatgcccgGCTCCCAGCTGGTCCAG ATGACCTGGCCGTCCCTGCGAGCCGAGTTCCCGGCGCTGagccccgcgcagctccaccggGTGCTGAGCCAGTGCCAGGCGGTGATGGACATGGGCTGCATTGCAGCGTGGCAGCCCGGCGAGGAGGAGACCCCCGCCGCCTTCCAGCCCG ATGAGATGTTGGAGTCCTTCGACAACCACCCCCCCATCATCCTGCCCAGCGGGGGCTTCAAAGTGGACCTGGAGGTGGAGACGTTGGATGACAACATCTACCGGCACCTCCTTTACATCCGCCACTTCCTCTGGAGCCTGCAGAGCAAGAGCCCCCACGCCGGCGAGGGGCCGGGCTCAGCACCCCCAAAG aAAGAGGCACGTGCAACGCCAGAAGCCTTGGAGGTGAGCGAGAGCCCGGCCGCTGCCCTGGGGAGCATCATCACCCAGGAGGACTTCTGCTCCCTGGGGGGCTGCGCCGAGCCGGAGGCAGAGGGGGCTCCCCCGCTCTGCTTGGCCACCAACGGCTGCCCCTGCGAGCCCCCCGCCGGCGAGCCCCAGCTCCAGGAGAAGCTcaagcagctgcagctgggcaggggtCCAGCCCCCAAGGCCGGCACGGCGCCCACAGACCCCTCCTGTCTGctgacaccccccaccacccccctgaaCTTTGACTCCGGGAGCCCAGAGTCCCCGCAAGGCACTGGCAAGGGGCTGCAGGACCCCCGGAGGAACGGGATGAACGGCACCAAAGGCAGCACCCCTGAAG GATGCTCACCGACCCCCTACGACTACCCCACGCCAGAGTCTTCCAGCCGCAGCTCTGCCACTGATGACTTCTGCTACGTCTTCGTGGTGGAGCTGGAGAGAGGACCCATcgggctggggatggggctgaTCGACGGCTTG CAcactcctctctgctcccccgGGATCTACATCCGCACCCTGATCGAGGACAGCCCGGCGGCTGCCGACGGCAGGCTCTCCATCGGGGACCGCATCCTGGCTGTCAATGGCACCAGTCTCATCGGGGCAGACTACCAAAG CGCGGTGGACCTCATCCGCTCCGGAGGGAAGAAGCTGCGGTTTCTGGTTGCCAAGTCGGACATGGAAATAGCCAAAAAAATCAgttccagctcctcttcctcctag
- the RADIL gene encoding ras-associating and dilute domain-containing protein isoform X2 yields MEGEKAREKDGKLCPMTTSRTMFYGSSSTMAPPSKNRLKRQSRIFSQVLYRTLSYKDRSSTSASPAAGEDDPAELSTQLSAPGVLKIFGGNICAGTNYKSVLATGSSGARELVKEALERYGLSQLSAGQYALCDVIGKFEGPEKRWQTEGLRVLGDHEKPLLIQDLWKPREGFSRRLELRKRAEVEELAAKDVDTTTAGINAQARKLQRHRARGARRAPAGAERRGPPPPLLRRSLSETSLGCPVRRAGSGPGSGAGSGEGLQRHCSTLPGSPAAARSGGSMRYSLYQSPHLLLLQGYSQQHDSLVYLLNREQHTVGQRTQASRPSISLSAPDILPLHCTIRKLRPSRHRSEEKLVLEPIAGAGISVNFAEVARTVVLRHGDLLSLGLYYLLLYKDPMKAQPLPAQTLLRLRALHPTVPEGPPVCGACGSLLKERDPATKKHGPSPAGGPRAPRRKLLLEFEPAAEDVLLRRIMTLIEPGGDDHKLTPAFLLCLCIQHSATSFEPGDFGQLLLKVAKMIQRTERTRELAEKQSQHQDPATLSCFSITDLLPDLQHILFWMANAIEVLYFIQQKSPTYIQSMEEELDVRGSKESLFSSTITASEEAMTVLEEVVMYTFQQCVYYISKCLYVSLPALLECNPFQNECRESWRASPPLPEELRRVVLIYQAALDLLRQHEVHPEITSQMFAYLFFFSNTLLFNQLLDKGSSLGCFHWSQGVKLRASVRLLLEWLRGAGFEQLAQQFFAKLASVANLLAMPGSQLVQMTWPSLRAEFPALSPAQLHRVLSQCQAVMDMGCIAAWQPGEEETPAAFQPDEMLESFDNHPPIILPSGGFKVDLEVETLDDNIYRHLLYIRHFLWSLQSKSPHAGEGPGSAPPKKEARATPEALEVSESPAAALGSIITQEDFCSLGGCAEPEAEGAPPLCLATNGCPCEPPAGEPQLQEKLKQLQLGRGPAPKAGTAPTDPSCLLTPPTTPLNFDSGSPESPQGTGKGLQDPRRNGMNGTKGSTPEGCSPTPYDYPTPESSSRSSATDDFCYVFVVELERGPIGLGMGLIDGLHTPLCSPGIYIRTLIEDSPAAADGRLSIGDRILAVNGTSLIGADYQSAVDLIRSGGKKLRFLVAKSDMEIAKKISSSSSSS; encoded by the exons atggaaggagaaaaggcaCGTGAGAAGGATGGCAAG ctgtgccccatgACGACCTCACGCACGATGTTTTATGGGTCCTCCTCCACCATGGCTCCACCATCCAAGAACCGGCTGAAGCGCCAGAGCCGAATTTTCTCCCAAGTCTTGTACCGGACGTTGAGCTACAAGGACCGGAGCTCGACCTCCGCTTCCCCGGCAGCTGGTGAGGATGACCCAGCCGagctctccacccagctctcgGCCCCTGGTGTCCTGAAGATCTTTGGGGGCAACATCTGCGCGGGCACCAACTACAAGAGCGTGTTGGCGACGGGCAGCTCGGGCGCGCGGGAGCTGGTGAAGGAGGCCCTGGAGCGCTACGGGCTGAGCCAGCTCAGCGCCGGGCAGTACGCCCTGTGCGATGTCATCGGGAAGTTCGAGGGCCCCGAGAAACGGTGGCAGACGGAGGGCCTGAGGGTCCTGGGTGACCACGAGAAGCCGCTGCTCATTCAGGACCTTTGGAAGCCCAGGGAGGGCTTCTCGCGGCGGCTGGAGCTGCGCAAGAGGGCAGAGGTGGAGGAGCTGGCGGCCAAGGATGTGGACACCACCACCGCAG GCATCAACGCCCAAGCGCGGAAGCTGCAGCGGCACCGGGCGCGGGGGGCCCGGCGGGCGCCGGCGGGGGCTGAGCGCCGcggtccccccccgccgctcctGCGGCGCAGCCTCAGCGAGACCAGCCTGGGCTGCCCGGTTCGGCGGGCCGGCAGCGggcccggcagcggggccggcagcggggaAGGGCTCCAGCGGCACTGTTCCACCCTGCccgggagcccggcggcggcgcggagcggcggcagCATGCGGTACTCCCTCTACCAGTCCCCgcacctcctgctcctgcagggctACAGCCAGCAGCAT GACAGCTTGGTTTACCTGCTGAACCGCGAGCAGCACACGGTGGGCCAGAGGACGCAGGCGAGCAGGCCCAGCATCAGCCTGTCGGCCCCCGACATCTTACCCCTGCACTGCACCATCAGGAAGCTCCGACCTTCCCGGCATCGCTCGGAGGAGAAGCTGGTGCTGGAGCCCATCGCCGGCGCTGGCATCTCCGTCAACTTCGCCGAGGTGGCCCGGACGGTCGTGCTGCGGCACGGGGACCTCCTCTCCCTCGGTCTCTACTACCTGCTCCTCTACAAGGACCCCATGAAGGCGCAGCCGCTGCCGGCGCAGACCCTGCTGAGGCTGCGAGCCCTGCACCCCACCGTCCCCGAGGGCCCCCCCGTCTGTGGGGCGTGCGGCAGCCTGCTGAAGGAGAGGGACCCTGCCACCAAAAAGCACGGCCCCTCGCCCGCCGGCGGCCCCAGGGCACCCCGCAGAAAGCTGCTGCTGGAGTTCGAGCCGGCAGCCGAGGATGTGCTCCTGCGGCGCATCATGACCCTGATCGAGCCGGGGGGGGACGACCACAAGCTGACACCCGccttcctgctctgcctctgcatcCAGCACTCGGCCACCAGCTTCGAGCCGGGCGACTTCGGGCAGCTGCTGCTCAAAGTGGCCAAAATGATCCAGAGGACG GAGCGGACCCGGGAGCTGGCTGAGAAGCAGTCCCAGCA CCAGGACCCCGCCACCCTGTCCTGCTTCTCCATCACGGACCTTCTCCCGGACCTGCAGCACATCCTCTTCTGGATGGCCAACGCCATCGAGGTCCTCTACTTCATCCAGCAGAAGTCGCCCACCTACATCCAGAGCATGGAGGAGGAGCTGGATGTCAGAG GCTCCAAGGAGTCCCTGTTCTCCTCGACCATCACAGCCAGCGAGGAGGCGATGacggtgctggaggaggtggtcATGTACACCTTCCAGCAGTGCGTCTACTACATCTCCAAG TGTCTGTACGTGtcgctccctgccctgctggagTGCAACCCCTTCCAGAATGAGTGCCGGGAGAGCTGGCGGGCGTCCCCCCCGCTGCCCGAGGAGCTCCGCAGGGTCGTGCTCATCTACCAGGCGGCGCTGGACCTGCTCCGCCAGCACGAAGTGCACCCGGAGATCACCTCCCAGATGTTTGCCtacctcttcttcttctccaacACCCTGCTCTTCAACCAGCTCCTGGACAAGG GCTCCTCTCTCGGCTGCTTCCACTGGTCGCAGGGGGTGAAGCTGCGGGCCAGCGTGCGGCTGCTCCTGGAGTGGCTGCGCGGCGCCGGCTTCGAGCAGCTGGCCCAGCAGTTCTTCGCCAAACTCGCCAGCGTGgccaacctgctggccatgcccgGCTCCCAGCTGGTCCAG ATGACCTGGCCGTCCCTGCGAGCCGAGTTCCCGGCGCTGagccccgcgcagctccaccggGTGCTGAGCCAGTGCCAGGCGGTGATGGACATGGGCTGCATTGCAGCGTGGCAGCCCGGCGAGGAGGAGACCCCCGCCGCCTTCCAGCCCG ATGAGATGTTGGAGTCCTTCGACAACCACCCCCCCATCATCCTGCCCAGCGGGGGCTTCAAAGTGGACCTGGAGGTGGAGACGTTGGATGACAACATCTACCGGCACCTCCTTTACATCCGCCACTTCCTCTGGAGCCTGCAGAGCAAGAGCCCCCACGCCGGCGAGGGGCCGGGCTCAGCACCCCCAAAG aAAGAGGCACGTGCAACGCCAGAAGCCTTGGAGGTGAGCGAGAGCCCGGCCGCTGCCCTGGGGAGCATCATCACCCAGGAGGACTTCTGCTCCCTGGGGGGCTGCGCCGAGCCGGAGGCAGAGGGGGCTCCCCCGCTCTGCTTGGCCACCAACGGCTGCCCCTGCGAGCCCCCCGCCGGCGAGCCCCAGCTCCAGGAGAAGCTcaagcagctgcagctgggcaggggtCCAGCCCCCAAGGCCGGCACGGCGCCCACAGACCCCTCCTGTCTGctgacaccccccaccacccccctgaaCTTTGACTCCGGGAGCCCAGAGTCCCCGCAAGGCACTGGCAAGGGGCTGCAGGACCCCCGGAGGAACGGGATGAACGGCACCAAAGGCAGCACCCCTGAAG GATGCTCACCGACCCCCTACGACTACCCCACGCCAGAGTCTTCCAGCCGCAGCTCTGCCACTGATGACTTCTGCTACGTCTTCGTGGTGGAGCTGGAGAGAGGACCCATcgggctggggatggggctgaTCGACGGCTTG CAcactcctctctgctcccccgGGATCTACATCCGCACCCTGATCGAGGACAGCCCGGCGGCTGCCGACGGCAGGCTCTCCATCGGGGACCGCATCCTGGCTGTCAATGGCACCAGTCTCATCGGGGCAGACTACCAAAG CGCGGTGGACCTCATCCGCTCCGGAGGGAAGAAGCTGCGGTTTCTGGTTGCCAAGTCGGACATGGAAATAGCCAAAAAAATCAgttccagctcctcttcctcctag
- the RADIL gene encoding ras-associating and dilute domain-containing protein isoform X3: MTTSRTMFYGSSSTMAPPSKNRLKRQSRIFSQVLYRTLSYKDRSSTSASPAAGEDDPAELSTQLSAPGVLKIFGGNICAGTNYKSVLATGSSGARELVKEALERYGLSQLSAGQYALCDVIGKFEGPEKRWQTEGLRVLGDHEKPLLIQDLWKPREGFSRRLELRKRAEVEELAAKDVDTTTAGINAQARKLQRHRARGARRAPAGAERRGPPPPLLRRSLSETSLGCPVRRAGSGPGSGAGSGEGLQRHCSTLPGSPAAARSGGSMRYSLYQSPHLLLLQGYSQQHDSLVYLLNREQHTVGQRTQASRPSISLSAPDILPLHCTIRKLRPSRHRSEEKLVLEPIAGAGISVNFAEVARTVVLRHGDLLSLGLYYLLLYKDPMKAQPLPAQTLLRLRALHPTVPEGPPVCGACGSLLKERDPATKKHGPSPAGGPRAPRRKLLLEFEPAAEDVLLRRIMTLIEPGGDDHKLTPAFLLCLCIQHSATSFEPGDFGQLLLKVAKMIQRTVWERTRELAEKQSQHQDPATLSCFSITDLLPDLQHILFWMANAIEVLYFIQQKSPTYIQSMEEELDVRGSKESLFSSTITASEEAMTVLEEVVMYTFQQCVYYISKCLYVSLPALLECNPFQNECRESWRASPPLPEELRRVVLIYQAALDLLRQHEVHPEITSQMFAYLFFFSNTLLFNQLLDKGSSLGCFHWSQGVKLRASVRLLLEWLRGAGFEQLAQQFFAKLASVANLLAMPGSQLVQMTWPSLRAEFPALSPAQLHRVLSQCQAVMDMGCIAAWQPGEEETPAAFQPDEMLESFDNHPPIILPSGGFKVDLEVETLDDNIYRHLLYIRHFLWSLQSKSPHAGEGPGSAPPKKEARATPEALEVSESPAAALGSIITQEDFCSLGGCAEPEAEGAPPLCLATNGCPCEPPAGEPQLQEKLKQLQLGRGPAPKAGTAPTDPSCLLTPPTTPLNFDSGSPESPQGTGKGLQDPRRNGMNGTKGSTPEGCSPTPYDYPTPESSSRSSATDDFCYVFVVELERGPIGLGMGLIDGLHTPLCSPGIYIRTLIEDSPAAADGRLSIGDRILAVNGTSLIGADYQSAVDLIRSGGKKLRFLVAKSDMEIAKKISSSSSSS; this comes from the exons atgACGACCTCACGCACGATGTTTTATGGGTCCTCCTCCACCATGGCTCCACCATCCAAGAACCGGCTGAAGCGCCAGAGCCGAATTTTCTCCCAAGTCTTGTACCGGACGTTGAGCTACAAGGACCGGAGCTCGACCTCCGCTTCCCCGGCAGCTGGTGAGGATGACCCAGCCGagctctccacccagctctcgGCCCCTGGTGTCCTGAAGATCTTTGGGGGCAACATCTGCGCGGGCACCAACTACAAGAGCGTGTTGGCGACGGGCAGCTCGGGCGCGCGGGAGCTGGTGAAGGAGGCCCTGGAGCGCTACGGGCTGAGCCAGCTCAGCGCCGGGCAGTACGCCCTGTGCGATGTCATCGGGAAGTTCGAGGGCCCCGAGAAACGGTGGCAGACGGAGGGCCTGAGGGTCCTGGGTGACCACGAGAAGCCGCTGCTCATTCAGGACCTTTGGAAGCCCAGGGAGGGCTTCTCGCGGCGGCTGGAGCTGCGCAAGAGGGCAGAGGTGGAGGAGCTGGCGGCCAAGGATGTGGACACCACCACCGCAG GCATCAACGCCCAAGCGCGGAAGCTGCAGCGGCACCGGGCGCGGGGGGCCCGGCGGGCGCCGGCGGGGGCTGAGCGCCGcggtccccccccgccgctcctGCGGCGCAGCCTCAGCGAGACCAGCCTGGGCTGCCCGGTTCGGCGGGCCGGCAGCGggcccggcagcggggccggcagcggggaAGGGCTCCAGCGGCACTGTTCCACCCTGCccgggagcccggcggcggcgcggagcggcggcagCATGCGGTACTCCCTCTACCAGTCCCCgcacctcctgctcctgcagggctACAGCCAGCAGCAT GACAGCTTGGTTTACCTGCTGAACCGCGAGCAGCACACGGTGGGCCAGAGGACGCAGGCGAGCAGGCCCAGCATCAGCCTGTCGGCCCCCGACATCTTACCCCTGCACTGCACCATCAGGAAGCTCCGACCTTCCCGGCATCGCTCGGAGGAGAAGCTGGTGCTGGAGCCCATCGCCGGCGCTGGCATCTCCGTCAACTTCGCCGAGGTGGCCCGGACGGTCGTGCTGCGGCACGGGGACCTCCTCTCCCTCGGTCTCTACTACCTGCTCCTCTACAAGGACCCCATGAAGGCGCAGCCGCTGCCGGCGCAGACCCTGCTGAGGCTGCGAGCCCTGCACCCCACCGTCCCCGAGGGCCCCCCCGTCTGTGGGGCGTGCGGCAGCCTGCTGAAGGAGAGGGACCCTGCCACCAAAAAGCACGGCCCCTCGCCCGCCGGCGGCCCCAGGGCACCCCGCAGAAAGCTGCTGCTGGAGTTCGAGCCGGCAGCCGAGGATGTGCTCCTGCGGCGCATCATGACCCTGATCGAGCCGGGGGGGGACGACCACAAGCTGACACCCGccttcctgctctgcctctgcatcCAGCACTCGGCCACCAGCTTCGAGCCGGGCGACTTCGGGCAGCTGCTGCTCAAAGTGGCCAAAATGATCCAGAGGACGGTGTGG GAGCGGACCCGGGAGCTGGCTGAGAAGCAGTCCCAGCA CCAGGACCCCGCCACCCTGTCCTGCTTCTCCATCACGGACCTTCTCCCGGACCTGCAGCACATCCTCTTCTGGATGGCCAACGCCATCGAGGTCCTCTACTTCATCCAGCAGAAGTCGCCCACCTACATCCAGAGCATGGAGGAGGAGCTGGATGTCAGAG GCTCCAAGGAGTCCCTGTTCTCCTCGACCATCACAGCCAGCGAGGAGGCGATGacggtgctggaggaggtggtcATGTACACCTTCCAGCAGTGCGTCTACTACATCTCCAAG TGTCTGTACGTGtcgctccctgccctgctggagTGCAACCCCTTCCAGAATGAGTGCCGGGAGAGCTGGCGGGCGTCCCCCCCGCTGCCCGAGGAGCTCCGCAGGGTCGTGCTCATCTACCAGGCGGCGCTGGACCTGCTCCGCCAGCACGAAGTGCACCCGGAGATCACCTCCCAGATGTTTGCCtacctcttcttcttctccaacACCCTGCTCTTCAACCAGCTCCTGGACAAGG GCTCCTCTCTCGGCTGCTTCCACTGGTCGCAGGGGGTGAAGCTGCGGGCCAGCGTGCGGCTGCTCCTGGAGTGGCTGCGCGGCGCCGGCTTCGAGCAGCTGGCCCAGCAGTTCTTCGCCAAACTCGCCAGCGTGgccaacctgctggccatgcccgGCTCCCAGCTGGTCCAG ATGACCTGGCCGTCCCTGCGAGCCGAGTTCCCGGCGCTGagccccgcgcagctccaccggGTGCTGAGCCAGTGCCAGGCGGTGATGGACATGGGCTGCATTGCAGCGTGGCAGCCCGGCGAGGAGGAGACCCCCGCCGCCTTCCAGCCCG ATGAGATGTTGGAGTCCTTCGACAACCACCCCCCCATCATCCTGCCCAGCGGGGGCTTCAAAGTGGACCTGGAGGTGGAGACGTTGGATGACAACATCTACCGGCACCTCCTTTACATCCGCCACTTCCTCTGGAGCCTGCAGAGCAAGAGCCCCCACGCCGGCGAGGGGCCGGGCTCAGCACCCCCAAAG aAAGAGGCACGTGCAACGCCAGAAGCCTTGGAGGTGAGCGAGAGCCCGGCCGCTGCCCTGGGGAGCATCATCACCCAGGAGGACTTCTGCTCCCTGGGGGGCTGCGCCGAGCCGGAGGCAGAGGGGGCTCCCCCGCTCTGCTTGGCCACCAACGGCTGCCCCTGCGAGCCCCCCGCCGGCGAGCCCCAGCTCCAGGAGAAGCTcaagcagctgcagctgggcaggggtCCAGCCCCCAAGGCCGGCACGGCGCCCACAGACCCCTCCTGTCTGctgacaccccccaccacccccctgaaCTTTGACTCCGGGAGCCCAGAGTCCCCGCAAGGCACTGGCAAGGGGCTGCAGGACCCCCGGAGGAACGGGATGAACGGCACCAAAGGCAGCACCCCTGAAG GATGCTCACCGACCCCCTACGACTACCCCACGCCAGAGTCTTCCAGCCGCAGCTCTGCCACTGATGACTTCTGCTACGTCTTCGTGGTGGAGCTGGAGAGAGGACCCATcgggctggggatggggctgaTCGACGGCTTG CAcactcctctctgctcccccgGGATCTACATCCGCACCCTGATCGAGGACAGCCCGGCGGCTGCCGACGGCAGGCTCTCCATCGGGGACCGCATCCTGGCTGTCAATGGCACCAGTCTCATCGGGGCAGACTACCAAAG CGCGGTGGACCTCATCCGCTCCGGAGGGAAGAAGCTGCGGTTTCTGGTTGCCAAGTCGGACATGGAAATAGCCAAAAAAATCAgttccagctcctcttcctcctag